Within the Macrobrachium rosenbergii isolate ZJJX-2024 chromosome 25, ASM4041242v1, whole genome shotgun sequence genome, the region GTTTCCATTTGACATACAGGTAAGGCTCTCCTCCACATCCTTCATTGCTCTAGTTCTCTGATAAGTATTTAAGAACAAATAAGATGGTGAAGACTTGTAACTCTTCTTTCATTCTCGTTGTCCGCAGGTATGTTCACTTCATTTCACACTGATCTCAGCCTCCTCCAGCTTTGTGGCTCTACAGGAAGGGAAGGCACAGTACTCTGGAAATACTGATCTCATGGAATATATAGTTGGTAAGATAACTTATCATTGTGCATTTGCAGATTATATTTTGTACAACAGCTATATTCTAAACGTCTTTAATGACCTCTTGAACTCCTAGGACTAGGTACTGGACGATTCTTTATACCAATTTCACGTCCTAGTGAACTTCTAGACAATAGATATTTTATACCAACTAAATGACCATAAACCTAGCATACATCTAGATCCTAGATACTATTTCATACTATCTCTATTCTAAGACATGATAACATACCTTTCATCACAAGTGCCCATCTTTCATAAAATGCCCATATTTTCACAGGAAAGGTGTCCCTTACAGGCGGGAAGGAAAACCCGTTCTCCACAATGAAAGTGGACGTGAGACTCTCAAGGAAATATAGCTTCTACATGCTGACAGTCTTCTTCCCAACAACCTTCATAGTAATCATAGCCTACGGAACATTCTTCTTCAAATTCACGACCTTCCAAGCCAAGATTCTCGTCTCCTTGTCATCTCTCTTGATTCTGTCGTCCATGTTCATACAGGTAACTTTTATTAATTGGAGGTAGTCTCTTACAAAGGTGTTCTGTAGAGATCTCTGTAACACAGGTGACTCCTACTAATTACAGGTACCCTCTTCCATAACGTGTTCTTCTGAGAAACCTGTGACACAGGTAACCTCACTAATTACAGGTACCCTCTCAATAGGGTACTCTGTTAAAAAATCTGTGACATAGGTAACTGTTGCTAATAGCAGGTAGCCTCTTACAAAAGGTGCCCTGTTGAGGAATTTGTGACATAGGTAACTATAACAAATCATAGGTAACTTTTACAAAGACATAAGTAATTCTTACTAATTACAGGTAGCCTCTTACCTGGCGTTCTGTTGAGAAATTTGTCACCAATGTCAGCAAGAGGGGATTCAGACTCTAGATCAGGCCAGAGAATAACAAGAAATTCTCACTTTTAGCATTTTTCTGGGCCACTACGTCATTCTGCAGTATATCCCACGCCAGATATTGAATTTATTCCTTTCCTTATATATAACAGAGGCTTAATAGATCCTTCTATTTCCTCAGATGTCAGCCAGCGTCCCAAGGACCTCTTACTCAAAGATGCTTGACGTGTGGTTCTTCGTGTGCATCGTCCTGAATTTCACCATCGTCTTGTGCCACATGTTGGTCGAATATTCCATCTACGCGTCGAATCCCAGTGCCTACAACAACAGTGGAATGGCCAATGGCGTTATGAGAGTGAGTTTTTGACTCTGGAGGTTCCGTTGGGGTAATGAGATTTACCAAAAGAGCAGTTTTTAGAATTTAATTTGGTGTTGTCAACTTGTGATTGTGTTCCAGTATCTGTCGTTCTGAatggaatgataaaaaatacaaaaaaaaatcctactcaCTTGAgtgtagtaatatatatttatatataaatctgaccCCTAATTCACCCAATTGACAGGTCCAACCCCAAAGACCACTGTCTGTCAAAAACGGCCTGGTGGGTACTGACCCGGAACCTCTCAATCAGTACCCAAAACTTGGTCAGAACAGCTACCCACAAGTCAACCACAATGACCTGGGCGCCGCGGGCAACAGAAGACCCGGGGTACTGCCCAATCACATGCTTCTCATGATGGGGGGTCGAATCTCCCTGCCCGTGACCTTTATTATATTCAACATTGCCTTCTGGGGGTCGGCTATGAAGTGAGTCGTCTGAAGGGATGTGTTGTTGTGAACTTTTGTGGttaaccctttctctctctctctcgctctctctctctctcaacagattgAAACCTAAgaatgtaagtctctctctctctctctctctctctctctctctctctctctctctctctctctctctctctctctctctcttctcaatagATTTAAACCCAAgaacataagtctctctctctctctctctctctctctctctctctctctctctctctctctctctctctctctctctcttgtaactctTGCACTGAATTTGTCTCATCCTCTTCTGAAAAACTTCTGCAAtgtatttgactctctctctctctctctctctctctctctctctctctctctctctctctctctctctctcatttcaaacgactgaaaacaattttttgaCATGATAATACGGTAATACATTTCAAGACGTTTACAACATTGAAAGgttattgttttattgaaaaaataatgtaaacacgTACTTAAAAAGATAAGacttatttgtaaaagataaatcaatataaatatagactcatttatgaagataaatgaatatcaatacacGAGGATAATTCTAGGTGtcaataaattaaaactgaaatgaaaaaacagttctgtttaattaaaaaacatcattaatattctcccatatttttctttccagagaCCCAGGCACCACCTAACCATAATTCCGAAGGGATATTTAGCTTTAAGTCCTAAAACTAATCTTGTAAATAGGGTAAGATAAGCGCCCAAACACACTTCAAGAGAAACACCTTTTCTAATGTGACGTTGAGGAGATATAACAaggatatgtataaaaaaatataatggaatgaGATGAATTGTAGATTACTATTGCTATAgatatatttctcctttttttttgtagatgtacAATCTAAaagttatattactttatatcactAACCTATGAATGACTTTCTTTTTAGTAGTCTATGTAAACTTCATCTAAAATTAGTGTTAagctgaattatattttttacttgacaAGATTGAGTCCATCTGTTGTTTAGATTTGTTCAGATATTTCACCCACTGGCgactgttttttttctgaaatgaattAGAGCCAAATAGAAAATTCGCCAGGTGCAATTTCTATTCTGGTTTAGGTTCTTGtagcaaattttctctctctctctctctctctctctctctctctctctctctctctctctctctctctctctctctctcaactgccaAAGCTTGAACAACAAGATTCTCGTAACTCAAACCTCTGCCAGAATGTCTGAAATTGTAACAAGCGTACTTGATAGCTTGAAcgaaatacttttaattttacattttccgAGGCAATATGTTAAATTTAGCGTCGTTTCAGTTGGTTGGACCTAGAGGTCCACACCAGCAGCTTTCTCATACCTTTCAACCCCTAACCaaaagggcccgtgctggcataaggcctttCTAACCTAAAGCAGCTGACTAACCAAAAGTATCTTAGAACTGGCTTAGCCTTATACGGTCGCCAATGGGTTGGATTAAACCTAAAATTAACTTCCTTGTTTAGTCCTAACCTTGAAAACAAAACTCATGGGTTACACGTGcctgtatttgtatattactgCGTACAAATAGGTTAATATGATAAGGTCAGACATACTGTATAAGAGAGATAATGCTagcaagatttatatttaaaagacataaacgaaaaagtaaaaaaaatataacatgctTTTTATAGATAGTGTGGATTAGCAAACGTAGCTGTGATAGATATTTACatggtttttttaatatatatttttcgccTTCCCTACAGCCTAGATGAATTGCAGTACAGTACGATTTGAAAATAACAATTTGagattataaaattgtaatatcgTAAGTTTCACAGTTAGCTGAAGTCTTAAGCCTACGCCATTTTAATTTGTACTTCATGACGACtgttacattttgtaaatatagaaATTAAGTGGTGTAAGTGTGTAGTACATGCTACAAAGAATGTCTGGATCATACTGCAGTAGgcctaattcataaaaaaaagacagataactTTTCAAGTAAACACTAGGTTAGGTGCTATGTTgatttggaaacaaaaataacCTTTCTAATATTACTTGTTCCGGAACATTTCAATTCTTGTTAAGCCTCTTCCGTCCATAGACCTATCATAAGACGTAGGCCTATACTTTTGACAAAAACTTACCCAGTCTCTAGGTCTAGAGTTCCTGATACTTGCatcaataatttactttattcttaATACTACAAAGCAATCAGGTATGCGTGTGGgcttaagtgtgtgtgtgagtgtatgtgttagTCATATATAAGTTTTTGTTTGCAAATGGCTCAGAATGTACTGTTTGCTAAAACattatggaattatatatatatatatatatatatatatatatatatatatatatatatatatatatatatatatatatatatatatatacaggtatatatatatatatacaggtatatatatatatatatatatatatatatatatatatatatatatatatatatatatatatatatatatatacatacataaacattgtatGCCTTAATAGAATATAAACTATGTAAAACTGTTTTAGCAGATTGCTTCGAGGTTTATGAGTCTAAACTCAATATGATTTTGATTTACACAAaaagtttcttgtttctttcaaattctaaaataaaacaatgtagaTAATGATCAAATCCCACAGACGCACAAATTTATGGCCTATCGAAGCCCCCTGTCTTTTGGagtttatgaaatatgaatttttacatCAGACAGTTTACATATAGGCAAACAAGTACAAACCTACCCACTGTGTGAGCTCATGATTATGAATAAGGGTATTCAGAGAAACAGTAAAAACTTAATTGTGGATGTTAGTCTCTTATTATCCCTAGAGCAAGTACGTTATCTTGAAAACACAGCTAATGATGGAAAAATATGTAAACCTCTTCTAAAACCACATGATAATAAGACGTAAAGTGCTCTTTGTCACTGTGTTTAAACAAGCGTAAATGACGGCACCACAGTGCACACGCATATGACGGAGAGCATTGGTCTCCACATAATGCATTTATTTCAATGCCATAATATACAAGACttttacatacgcacacacatagtGTATTCACATAAATCATCTAATGATTAAGACGTAAAACACTCTTTGTACTTACGTAAATAAGATTAAATTGACGGTCCAATGAGCATTTTACGAAGTTCACAGGTCTATAATTTCCAAGgtaaggagaggaagaagaagagtcggCGGTTGTAAACAAACACCAATTTGAAGTTCCTCCGCTATTTCGCTGAATTCACCGGAGCACCGCGATGTCAGTCGATCACAAATTCACGTGAGAGGTATGTGAATATGTCTTAATGATATTGATGCTTGTTTAGCGTAAACATTACGCGTTATTTCCgaaatatgagagaaaattgAGGAAGTCACGGGAGACATTTTGAAGAGCTACGCGAGCGACGGTGCTGCCATCTATTGAGAGATATTGACATCATGCACGGGGTGGTtaagcttcttcttcctcttccttttattcctcttcctcttcctcttttttattcttttttcttcttcttgcattggtTACTTAGAGCGAACTGTCATTGTCCATATAAACTTTTGATTACAGACACTTGAGCAATGGTTCGGACAGTTATTACGAGATTGAAGGAAAGAATTCCTTTGTCAATTACCGCCTTAGAATTTACGTAAACTATATTTTTCAGTGGacggcaactctctctctctctctctctctctctctctctctctctctctctctctctctctatatatatatatatatatatatatatatatatatatatatatatatatatatatatatatatataattatttatttaattgttggtttgagagaaagagagagagaaatgacaatctctctctctctctctctctctctctctctctctctctctctctctctctctctctatatatatatatatatatatatatatatatatatatatatatatatatatatatatatatatatatatatatattatatatatatatatatatatatgtgtgtgtatatatagaattatttatttaaattgtgtgtttgagagagagagagagagagagagagagcttatataaATCTGCATTTaaacgtatatgaaaataaacgCTTCAGCTTCACGTCAGACTGAAACTCGTTTCGTGAAACGGCGGCTTTGCGTTCGAAgggtttatgtacatatataaacgaCCCCAACTCTTGCTATCATTTAGTCCACCTGGAGGTCGCCCTCGACGAAGTTGTACCTTCAGAAGCTTCTTATAaacttcttctctccttcagagcaACCTTCAGTCTCGAAGATTTGAGTCACTGGATATTTATTTAGCGAATTTTGGCTCTCATTTTCGTTCGAAGAGGAAGGTATGTTACGTTTATTTATAATGCTTATAATACTTTTAATTTGCGTCTAAACGTTCCGTTAAAGAAGAATGTTTGTAGAGATTTCTTGATACTTcactgatgatatttttttatgagttaaTATATTAAGTGTACttataatatacttttaatttgCGTCTTAGCGTTCCCGCCaagaagaatgtttttttttagataattcttGAGGCTTCACTGATAATAATTCcatttatatgaattaatataaCGTCTTTCTGATGTCATATCATAACTTTAAACAAGTACTTTTTAAATATCACCCTGGTTATAActgtttaaatttgtattttctccTCTACGGTTTTAAATGTTACTGATAAATTCTTTCCTAAAAATTAGTTTCCACTTTGGATAAGTCTGCGagtagattgtgtgtgtgtgtgtgtgtgtgtgaatgtgcgttTAGCAAATCGCAGCGCTACGTGACGGGAAATCTGATCTGTTGATCTGCTTGAGCCATTCAGGACCGCGATATTGCCAGAGTTTTAAGAAAACTTCcttatcattttgaaaaaatttattaatgcatttttttagTGATGTCTAGGCCTAGGTTCGTATATTTATTCTAAGTCATGCATCCCATACGTTCTGAGTTATCACCCCTTCTTTCAGTCAACTTCCTTTTCCAAATGGAAGGGTTAAATAAAACTCTGAAACGGAAAACCTCGATGGTACATTAAAAAGGCAACGAacgtttataaatattcattgataAAAGCCACGAGTCATCCTCCGTAGATGTGTGATCTCACAAACCTTAGGAATTACGAAGCCTTAAGTGATTGGCTATGTAGCTCACCTCGTCACtttcataagtatttttttttatatatatattttatcctgtttaactttcacaatttttaatttttatttttgatcctGTTTAACCTAGTCAAAGGGTAACTTTGGGGAAGTAGGCCTATGCTTAATTTATTCCTCTGACTTATGTCTactttgggaaatatttttaaaatctgaaccttagagtgtttttttttctctgaatctCTCAGAATTAGGACCTGTTAGAGAATGTTTAaggtgtgaattattattattattattattattattattattattattattattattattattattattattattattattattacagattgaAACTTATCATTGGAATGGTTAACTTGCACATTTTTTAcgtgattttaattatattattattattattattattattattattattattattattattattattattaatgtcattctttattgcaatagtttgttttgctttgttttgggCAATACTAATGattccttgtactgtatatgTCAACTTTAATATCTTGCGTGATGGTTTACGAATAGTTCACAGTGAGCTTGAACACTTGGCTATCACTCAAgaagcctgggttcgatcccagtgGGAGGCAGAAGTTTACAGTCATAAGAGTACAGCATTACTTATAGCCTCTTGGGAGTTTTAAGAAGTTTGATATTCCACCTTTATCACATGACTGGATATCCATGGTTGTCATTTTTAAAAAGGTATGGATGTTTTCTGGATGATATATAATTACAACCATAATTTAAACCACAAATAACTGAAGTGACACAATCAGATTTCGTGCAGTGCCCAGTATTTACAACAATCACAAATACACAAGAACTTcctcttccataataataatccatttcgTTCTCCACCAGGGCAAAGTAAAGAACAATGACCAAAAAGGGAAGAGTCCACAGCGATTACTTCGTCCTGACCTACCCAGGCGTCACGGTCTTCATTGGTTTAGGATTGCTGTTTATGCTCGTAAGTACAGTGTTgtcatttgcttttaatttcatcCTTTTCTCTGACTTCCCTCGAAACCCCGTCCACAAGAATATTAAAACAGCCCTTGAAGTTTATCACACTGTTATCAGGGATCCAAAACCAGTCAGTGTCCTGTCtatatattctaaaacattttacaCTTTCAACCCAATCAGCCACTGAATAACACTATTGCTGGTGTACATAGCATCTGACCTAATCGCATAAAAGTGCATTTTCATTCTGCAATCATTTAGTTACCATACAAACATCATCAGCTGGCATTCTTCCAATTGTGTTAATTGCTCTTATTAATATGCCGTTAAGTACTACCTCTCATTAGAGTAATAACTGGAGCACAGAATTGCATTTCCTAATAGAAAACTGCTTTTATTTTAGGTTCCGTAAGTCATCACCCTTTTCAGCATATTCTACTCCTGTACAACTTGTTTTTATCCCTAAATTACTTGCTGAAACACACTCCTAAATAGTGTAATCTTCTTTACCACCCACCTTGTCTCTGTCACCTTGTCCCGTACTACTTATAGATCTTACCTGTAAAGTATACCCTGTTACTGGTgcttggaaacaaaataaaatatatccacTGGCTGTATAGGCTActattgcatgtgtgtatgcgcatggatacagtatattgtattttattagatGAATAAATAGCTTACCTGAAAGACAACTAAATATGACATTTACACCTTATAGATCTTACCTGTATATTCTGTTACAGGTACTTATAAACAATTAATATAGTCACTGGGTATACAGGCTActaatgcatatgtatgtacatacacatggatacagtatattgtattaaataaataaattgcttaCCTCGAAGATGACTCAATTTAATGCTAACTTGCATTTTCTTCATCAGATCTCATGGCAGTGGCCTGAATGGTACCTCCTCGCTTATGTACCCAATCTGGGACCATTCCTCTCTTGGCTCGGCAGAGAGCATAATTTAGCTGTTAAGTGGATGTAAGTAAATTTCccttgtgaattttattttagaacATGGGTAACTGCATTTCAGAGTTGCATGACCTGTATCTTGAATTGAGTGTGAAGTATAAAGTACAAGTTAGTTTAGGtgaggaactatgtggaattgcagttagctgtaagatatcttgaaaatatttaagtttaaGCTATAATATAGGGACTTTGGTACCTGTCAGCAGAATTGCTGTTAGTTGAAGGATATCTCGAAAATATTGTTACGTAACGGACtatgttacttatcagaaagggaTGACCCCCAAAGCATCTGTCAAGTTGAGGTGGTACTGTATTTAGTGAACTGGATAGATTCTGTtccatttctcatttatgttaggaaggatacaaaaagtaaaaagtcCTGCATTGTGTTTGACTTTCAAAGAACATAATATAATGGTAGAATTTCCAGTGTTATCATTTTTCAGTGTCTTGGGAaacgtcattatttttttatccatgacTCACTTTAGAATAGTTCAGATATTCACTATGAATATGAATTTGACCCACAAGATTGAATGCCtagaatttcaaaagattaaatcttttttcaaccttttttcatAAGTAAATCACTTGCTTAGTTTTCCCATAATTTTGTTCCATATTACTCTGCATAAATTATTAGGACATTATAACTCTGGTCAGTGAACTGCCAATTGCTGAGACCattaaaaaattagttatttctcCCCAAGCATTCTTATATAAGCAATATACACCACTTAGCTTCCTGTCTCACACATCTTATGACCCAAGGTCATTCCTCAACATTAGCtagtaataatgtaaatattttttcgtcAGCTTTGTTCCTGTGATGTCAATCCACATTATTGAGGTGTTCTTCGCTTTCTATTACTGCTACAAGCTTGGACTGACACCCCTGACGACTCTGAAGTGGATCTCCCAAATATTTGTCGTTGGCTATTTATCTCTCGGCTATCTAGTGTGGCCTTTGCCTGAGAGAACGATGGCtgtcaaattaaagaaataaggTAATggttctttttcccattttcaaagTTGCCGAGTAATCCATAACTCTATTTCTGGCCATTTTAATAACATTGAATGGATCTGTAATCTTCAAGACCTCTGGCCATTTTAATAACATTGAATGGATCTGTAATCTTCAAAACCTCACAAAACAGTGTTTGTGATTGATTTGAATAAATAAGATTGTCCAGAActcattttgttgaaaaattgttGCATATATTGCACAAATCTGATGAGCACTCTGTTACTTTTACTGTAACGTTCATGCACATCTCTTGATTACGTTTCTGTGACTACTCTTTCCAGAATTGCAATGGAGAGTATAAGTTCCCTGAGGCCCTTAATACTGTTATGCCATGTCCATCCAATTCCAcgtctttattcctttcttgtgTATGTCACACAGATACATTCATCCATGTGCATAGTGCTAGACCTAGAATGATTTTAGCTGTCAGTAAAAATGTCAAGGTTTTTCTCAGCTAATGAGACTTCACAATCACTGGTAAGGGTTTGGTAaataaggcagtccccggtttacgacgggggttccgtttttacgctgcGTAGTAAGCCAAAaatcatcgtaaaccgaaaaatcgtcgaaaatcgtcaaaaatcctaagaaaaccttacttttaatgctttgggtgcattgaaaacgatgtaaactgcatttttattaagtttttcatcaaaaaagcctccaaattttgattattctgctgttttggagccatatttcttccgtcgaaTCGGCGTATGAtgcgtcgtaaccccagaacatgcgtcgtaaaccaggaaataatttctgatgaatatatttgaagagcgtcgcAACCTCAgaatgtcgtaagccggacccgtcgtaaaccggggactgcctgtatctgtaTTCTTCCAGCTATTGTTTTATAATCCAAGTCTCTCTTTTAAGAGATTATTATTAGCAGCCCCAAAAGGGGTCTACTTTAAAGGTTACAAGTTTgtgttttccttaatttctttcaGCAGAACCCACCAAAGATTGATTGTAAGTCTGGAAATATGGTTCTATGTATGTTCATTTAAAGACCATTTATGTTTGTAGTTTCATATACCTTCTCATCAGCTGTTCTTTTGTCATTCTAATCTCCATGTTCcttcatttattcatgttttgaCCCTAGTTACTTGTGTATCATTCAGTCTCCTTCCTACTTCTTTCCATCCTTCATCGTCACTATTATGTTTTACTCACAAGCCTTCAAATCATATTTGTGTCACAATACATTTGTGGATAGGAGTGGGACATTATAACACTTAACACAGATGCTTTTCTTGCACAGgttaattatctgtttatttcaataataaatccCAGTACAAGTAAATCACTTTTGTAAATTGCTTGTTACAGAGTCTGCAAttcactttataaaaataaaactcaagttggagaataaaataaaaaaatacatatgtattatatactggaATAATCATTTATTGGATAAGAAAGCACCTTTCATAATCACAATGTACAATACTCAAGAAAATAACACCACAGCAATAGTTTATCaacaacaatcaataaaaaaatatacggtATTTGGTCTGCAATAATTTGGATTGTGTACAGAGAGATCGCCATGCCAAAGTTAGGTCCGGCATAATGCGATCAATCATTTGGAAACTGCAGTGGAATACAGAATCATATTCTTTGTTGTGAAAACAACAGAAACAGCCAACAAAAATGAATCGGTCTTTATAAGTAAGAAAATAAGTCATTGATGTCAGTAACGTAACAACACCACacgtaaatgaaatataatacaacCTTAGATGACTTGACCTAGTGGTTTGTAACCCTGCAGAGAGAGTATAATACAGACATTATAAAAACTAGAGTGAACTATTGTTGTTAAAATGCCAGCTCTCGAACCTTgattatgacaaaaaaatataggtatgtgcatatatatatcaaatgttgCGAGCTATGCAATTTGTGGTCTATTGAAAGGCTACATAATTAACCTACATTGGCATTGTGGGTGGTAACCCTTTTATACGCAGTGCTAATTTATATCATTTGGCATTTTCCTGGAGTTCAGTTATTTGCACTCTGTAACAGTGCGATTTTGTGACCGTGCAAGTTGATAACTTCAGTTGTTAATTATTTGCTGTACACCTTACAACAACAGTTATTGTGCAGTCTGTACCACATAAAAGAATCTAGGTGCAATTCACATATTAACCACTTCCTCACTGTTTGTTGGTACTGTGTATCAAATCAAGgcccaaaaataataatcatacattGCAAAGCACAGGATTATACTGGCAGTGCTTTTTGTTTATCatacacaatattctttggaagcttgaacttcaagctaatggcccctgtgggtttgttccacatgaatagggttcatcttcggagtaatgataatattttcaatgacTTTCATCCtcaatattggaaaattcctTTTCCAGTCT harbors:
- the LOC136852339 gene encoding uncharacterized protein, which translates into the protein MTKKGRVHSDYFVLTYPGVTVFIGLGLLFMLISWQWPEWYLLAYVPNLGPFLSWLGREHNLAVKWIFVPVMSIHIIEVFFAFYYCYKLGLTPLTTLKWISQIFVVGYLSLGYLVWPLPERTMAVKLKK